Proteins encoded together in one Ictidomys tridecemlineatus isolate mIctTri1 chromosome 3, mIctTri1.hap1, whole genome shotgun sequence window:
- the P2rx1 gene encoding P2X purinoceptor 1 isoform X1: MARRLQDKLAAFFFEYDTPRMVLVRNKKVGIVFRLIQLVVFIYVVGWVFVYEKGYQTSGGLISSVSVKLKGLAVTELQSKLQVWDQADYVFPAQGDNSFVVMTNFIMTPQQAQNYCAENPEGGTCKNNSGCTPGKAKRKAQGIRTGKCVAFNSTVQTCEIFGWCPVEVDDNIPSPALLREAENFTLFIKNSISFPRFQVKRNNLVEEVNASYMKTCLYDKKLHPLCPLFNLSYIVQESGQDFSSLAVKGGVVGITIDWDCDLDWHIRHCKPIYEFHGLYGEKKLSEGFNFRFARHYVENGTNRRHLFKVFGIRFDILVDGKARKFDIIPTMTTIGSGIGIFGVATVLCDLLLLHILPKRHYYKQKKFKYAEDMGPKAGEHDPAATSSTLGLQENMRTS; encoded by the exons ATGGCACGGAGGCTGCAGGATAAGCTGGCTGCCTTTTTCTTCGAGTATGACACCCCCCGAATGGTGCTGGTGCGCAACAAGAAGGTGGGCATTGTCTTCCGGCTGATCCAGCTTGTGGTTTTTATCTACGTCGTTGG GTGGGTATTTGTTTACGAGAAGGGCTACCAGACCTCAGGGGGCCTCATCAGCAGTGTGTCTGTGAAGCTCAAAGGCCTGGCCGTGACTGAGCTCCAGAGCAAACTCCAGGTCTGGGACCAGGCCGACTACGTCTTCCCAGCACAG GGGGACAACTCCTTTGTGGTCATGACCAATTTCATCATGACCCCCCAGCAGGCTCAAAACTACTGCGCAGAG AACCCCGAAGGGGGCACATGTAAGAACAATAGTGGCTGTACCCCTGGGAAGGCAAAGAGGAAGGCCCAAG GCATCCGCACGGGCAAGTGTGTGGCCTTCAACAGCACTGTGCAGACGTGTGAGATCTTTGGCTGGTGCCCCGTGGAGGTGGATGACAACATCCCAAG ccctgcccttctcCGAGAGGCCGAGAACTTCACCCTCTTCATCAAGAACAGCATCAGCTTTCCACGCTTCCAGGTCAAGAG GAACAACCTAGTGGAGGAGGTCAATGCCAGCTACATGAAGACTTGCCTCTACGACAAGAAGCTGCATCCTCTGTGCCCTTTATTCAACCTCAGCTACATAGTGCAGGAGTCTGGCCAGGATTTCAGTAGCCTGGCTGTCAAG GGCGGGGTAGTCGGCATCACCATCGACTGGGACTGTGACCTGGACTGGCACATACGACACTGCAAACCCATCTACGAGTTCCATGGGCTATATGGGGAGAAAAAACTGTCTGAAGGCTTCAACTTCAG GTTTGCCAGGCACTATGTAGAGAATGGGACCAACCGCCGTCACCTCTTCAAGGTGTTTGGGATTCGCTTTGACATCCTAGTAGATGGCAAG GCCAGGAAGTTTGACATCATCCCTACAATGACCACCATTGGCTCTGGGATTGGCATCTTCGGGGTG GCCACCGTACTCTGTGATCTGTTGCTACTTCACATCCTGCCCAAGAGGCACTACTACAAGCAGAAGAAGTTCAAGTATGCTGAGGACATGGGGCCAAAGGCG GGTGAGCATGACCCAGCAGCCACCAGCTCCACCTTGGGCCTGCAGGAGAACATGAGGACCTCCTGA
- the P2rx1 gene encoding P2X purinoceptor 1 isoform X2: MARRLQDKLAAFFFEYDTPRMVLVRNKKVGIVFRLIQLVVFIYVVGWVFVYEKGYQTSGGLISSVSVKLKGLAVTELQSKLQVWDQADYVFPAQGDNSFVVMTNFIMTPQQAQNYCAENPEGGTCKNNSGCTPGKAKRKAQGIRTGKCVAFNSTVQTCEIFGWCPVEVDDNIPRNNLVEEVNASYMKTCLYDKKLHPLCPLFNLSYIVQESGQDFSSLAVKGGVVGITIDWDCDLDWHIRHCKPIYEFHGLYGEKKLSEGFNFRFARHYVENGTNRRHLFKVFGIRFDILVDGKARKFDIIPTMTTIGSGIGIFGVATVLCDLLLLHILPKRHYYKQKKFKYAEDMGPKAGEHDPAATSSTLGLQENMRTS; encoded by the exons ATGGCACGGAGGCTGCAGGATAAGCTGGCTGCCTTTTTCTTCGAGTATGACACCCCCCGAATGGTGCTGGTGCGCAACAAGAAGGTGGGCATTGTCTTCCGGCTGATCCAGCTTGTGGTTTTTATCTACGTCGTTGG GTGGGTATTTGTTTACGAGAAGGGCTACCAGACCTCAGGGGGCCTCATCAGCAGTGTGTCTGTGAAGCTCAAAGGCCTGGCCGTGACTGAGCTCCAGAGCAAACTCCAGGTCTGGGACCAGGCCGACTACGTCTTCCCAGCACAG GGGGACAACTCCTTTGTGGTCATGACCAATTTCATCATGACCCCCCAGCAGGCTCAAAACTACTGCGCAGAG AACCCCGAAGGGGGCACATGTAAGAACAATAGTGGCTGTACCCCTGGGAAGGCAAAGAGGAAGGCCCAAG GCATCCGCACGGGCAAGTGTGTGGCCTTCAACAGCACTGTGCAGACGTGTGAGATCTTTGGCTGGTGCCCCGTGGAGGTGGATGACAACATCCCAAG GAACAACCTAGTGGAGGAGGTCAATGCCAGCTACATGAAGACTTGCCTCTACGACAAGAAGCTGCATCCTCTGTGCCCTTTATTCAACCTCAGCTACATAGTGCAGGAGTCTGGCCAGGATTTCAGTAGCCTGGCTGTCAAG GGCGGGGTAGTCGGCATCACCATCGACTGGGACTGTGACCTGGACTGGCACATACGACACTGCAAACCCATCTACGAGTTCCATGGGCTATATGGGGAGAAAAAACTGTCTGAAGGCTTCAACTTCAG GTTTGCCAGGCACTATGTAGAGAATGGGACCAACCGCCGTCACCTCTTCAAGGTGTTTGGGATTCGCTTTGACATCCTAGTAGATGGCAAG GCCAGGAAGTTTGACATCATCCCTACAATGACCACCATTGGCTCTGGGATTGGCATCTTCGGGGTG GCCACCGTACTCTGTGATCTGTTGCTACTTCACATCCTGCCCAAGAGGCACTACTACAAGCAGAAGAAGTTCAAGTATGCTGAGGACATGGGGCCAAAGGCG GGTGAGCATGACCCAGCAGCCACCAGCTCCACCTTGGGCCTGCAGGAGAACATGAGGACCTCCTGA